A genome region from Arthrobacter sp. SLBN-100 includes the following:
- a CDS encoding type II secretion system F family protein, translated as MTIFLAAALVLAALLILRPQQRAAARFRRATGGVASSAAIRTRLFGWARPGAGKAAISGSAVPMTLVVQQLAALLKGGRTPAHLWDELWFVYGANSQTRPDGPTPSQHAGGLTQGSVAMLAAARAAAGTGAPVSEAITRSLATAFPRTDRECRIWSQLGACFDIAEASGCPLADVLTRFAAQLEAEDDADAARQTALAGPKATVRLLTWLPLMGLGLGMALGVDPLAILLGTPLGLAALAAGTALTVAGRLWSARLVAAAAGAGLP; from the coding sequence GTGACTATTTTCCTGGCAGCCGCATTGGTGCTGGCCGCGCTGTTGATTCTCCGCCCGCAGCAGCGTGCGGCAGCAAGGTTCCGCCGCGCAACCGGTGGTGTTGCTTCATCAGCCGCCATCAGGACACGCCTGTTCGGCTGGGCCAGGCCTGGGGCCGGGAAGGCAGCAATCTCCGGCTCGGCGGTACCCATGACTCTGGTGGTGCAGCAACTGGCCGCGCTGCTCAAAGGTGGCCGGACGCCCGCGCACCTATGGGACGAGCTGTGGTTTGTCTACGGCGCGAACAGCCAAACCCGGCCGGACGGACCAACCCCATCGCAGCACGCTGGCGGGCTTACACAGGGGTCAGTCGCCATGCTGGCTGCCGCCCGCGCCGCTGCGGGGACCGGGGCTCCTGTATCGGAGGCCATCACGCGCTCCTTGGCCACGGCTTTTCCCCGGACGGACAGGGAGTGCCGGATCTGGTCCCAGCTGGGTGCCTGCTTCGACATCGCAGAAGCAAGCGGCTGTCCCTTGGCCGACGTTCTGACAAGGTTCGCCGCACAGCTGGAAGCAGAGGACGATGCCGATGCAGCCCGGCAGACGGCACTGGCAGGGCCCAAAGCGACAGTCCGGCTGCTGACCTGGCTTCCGCTGATGGGGCTAGGCCTCGGAATGGCCCTCGGCGTGGATCCGCTGGCCATCCTGCTGGGTACGCCGCTGGGACTGGCAGCGCTCGCGGCCGGGACTGCCCTCACCGTAGCGGGGCGGTTGTGGTCCGCCCGGCTGGTGGCGGCAGCAGCAGGTGCGGGACTGCCATGA
- a CDS encoding TadA family conjugal transfer-associated ATPase, with translation MKQQSARGSGAADGLRRRARLMEGQVVEGQRAEGQRREGQRRDPRQVERQVVDAGLLESVRESMMAEAGVVTPSRVAAAVQATGKLLGTAGSLAAVERISAELNGLGPLQSLTRDPAVTDIFVNAPDSVWVDRGRGIERVPVAFGDEAQLRALACRLVAAGGRRLDDGSPCVDVRLAGGYRVHAVLPPVSTAGTLLSVRIRRERVFSMDELEAAGMFGPLVKDVLERVLELRLSFLISGATGSGKTTLLSTLLGLCAPAERLVLIEDASELNPVHPHVVSLESRHGNLEGGGEVGLGELVRQALRMRPDRLVVGECRGAEVRELLTAMNTGHSGGGGTIHANAAGAVPARLTALGALAGLSPDGVRLQAASALDVVIHVERTSRGREVTCLGVIEDGPDGLRVLSALEASESAAVPGPAWQALANRLGLEPGQGL, from the coding sequence ATGAAACAGCAATCGGCACGAGGATCGGGAGCAGCCGACGGGCTGCGGCGGCGTGCCCGGCTCATGGAAGGCCAGGTCGTGGAAGGCCAGCGCGCGGAAGGCCAACGCCGGGAAGGCCAACGCCGGGATCCACGCCAGGTGGAGCGGCAGGTTGTTGACGCCGGGCTGCTGGAATCGGTTCGCGAGTCCATGATGGCGGAAGCCGGCGTTGTAACGCCTTCACGGGTGGCTGCCGCGGTGCAGGCCACCGGCAAGCTGCTGGGCACGGCCGGCTCGCTCGCGGCGGTGGAACGCATCAGCGCCGAGCTCAACGGGCTGGGACCGCTGCAATCGCTCACCCGGGATCCCGCAGTCACAGACATCTTCGTCAACGCTCCTGACTCCGTATGGGTGGACCGCGGCCGGGGCATCGAGCGCGTCCCGGTGGCTTTCGGCGATGAAGCCCAACTGCGGGCACTGGCCTGCAGGCTGGTTGCCGCCGGAGGGCGGCGTCTTGATGACGGTTCACCCTGCGTGGATGTGCGACTGGCGGGCGGGTACCGGGTCCATGCAGTACTGCCGCCGGTTTCCACGGCGGGAACACTGCTCAGCGTCAGGATCCGCCGGGAGCGGGTATTCAGCATGGACGAACTGGAGGCAGCCGGCATGTTCGGCCCCCTCGTCAAGGACGTCCTGGAACGGGTGCTGGAACTTCGGCTGAGCTTTTTGATCAGTGGTGCCACCGGTTCGGGGAAGACGACCCTGCTGTCCACCTTGCTGGGGCTGTGTGCCCCGGCGGAGCGGCTGGTCCTCATTGAGGATGCTTCCGAGCTGAACCCGGTCCATCCGCATGTGGTCTCCCTCGAATCCCGGCACGGAAACCTTGAAGGCGGCGGGGAAGTGGGGCTCGGCGAGCTCGTCCGGCAGGCCCTGCGCATGAGGCCCGACCGGCTGGTGGTCGGCGAGTGCCGCGGTGCCGAGGTCCGCGAATTGCTGACAGCAATGAACACCGGCCACAGCGGAGGAGGCGGAACGATTCACGCCAATGCTGCGGGTGCCGTCCCTGCCCGTCTCACGGCTTTGGGTGCCCTCGCCGGGTTGAGCCCTGACGGTGTGCGGCTCCAGGCGGCCAGTGCCCTCGACGTGGTGATCCATGTCGAAAGGACCAGCCGCGGCAGGGAAGTGACCTGCCTCGGCGTCATCGAGGACGGTCCTGACGGGCTTCGCGTGCTGTCCGCCCTGGAAGCCTCGGAAAGCGCGGCCGTTCCGGGTCCGGCATGGCAAGCCCTCGCCAACCGGCTGGGGCTTGAACCAGGGCAAGGCCTGTGA
- the ssd gene encoding septum site-determining protein Ssd, which translates to MSRHQSTPSHPDPVLARRLSRSPDEELLSGAAGFAAGLAAGLGGPADAWLPDSGEEVLLVTSSAVVRAEVERIVAAAGAHLRVVADALEGARYWDGSAAVLVGSDIRELPPRRRAPAVLVGLDGEGDSLWHLAAALGAERVAVLPDAAAWLADHLSRSRAPGPGGIILGVTGGCGGAGATTAAIWIAQAASGMGARVLLVDGDPWGGGLELAIAAEERPGLRWPDLSEARGSIDSGQLSDSLPVSGGFSFLSWPASREQPVPVAAPTTTGVLDAARRGYELVVLDIGRGPGPLQSYAWDCDRIMMVVPAQLKAAVAAVRLLHEFPPVEAGLLVRGRPGAALDGPLISEAIGLPVHGRVPELRGVGGAMDSGRLLELGKRRSIRNFAASVLDSLGDELPEGEFG; encoded by the coding sequence ATGAGCAGGCACCAGTCAACCCCCTCCCACCCTGATCCGGTCCTTGCCCGGCGTTTATCCCGGAGCCCCGATGAGGAGCTCCTGTCCGGCGCTGCGGGTTTCGCGGCGGGCCTTGCGGCGGGTTTAGGAGGGCCAGCCGATGCCTGGCTGCCGGACAGCGGGGAAGAGGTGCTCCTGGTGACTTCGTCTGCTGTTGTGCGCGCCGAGGTGGAGCGTATCGTCGCGGCGGCGGGTGCCCATCTTCGCGTTGTTGCCGATGCGTTGGAAGGGGCCAGATACTGGGATGGCTCAGCCGCGGTCCTGGTGGGCAGTGACATCCGGGAGCTGCCGCCCCGGCGGCGGGCACCGGCCGTCCTCGTGGGTTTGGACGGTGAAGGCGACAGCCTCTGGCACCTGGCTGCGGCCCTGGGAGCTGAGCGGGTGGCCGTGCTCCCTGATGCCGCGGCCTGGCTGGCGGACCACCTCAGCCGCTCCCGGGCGCCCGGGCCCGGCGGGATCATCCTGGGCGTGACCGGCGGGTGCGGCGGGGCCGGAGCCACCACGGCTGCGATCTGGATAGCCCAGGCGGCGTCCGGAATGGGAGCCCGGGTGCTGCTCGTTGACGGCGACCCCTGGGGCGGCGGGCTGGAACTCGCCATCGCCGCGGAGGAAAGACCGGGCCTGCGCTGGCCCGACCTTTCCGAGGCGCGGGGCAGCATCGATTCCGGCCAGCTGTCCGACTCACTGCCCGTCTCCGGGGGATTCTCGTTCCTCTCCTGGCCGGCCAGCCGTGAACAGCCCGTTCCGGTAGCCGCCCCAACCACCACCGGCGTGCTCGATGCGGCGCGCCGGGGGTATGAACTGGTGGTGCTGGACATCGGCAGGGGTCCCGGGCCGCTTCAGTCCTATGCCTGGGACTGCGACCGCATCATGATGGTGGTTCCCGCGCAGCTGAAGGCTGCCGTGGCGGCGGTGCGGCTGCTCCACGAGTTCCCGCCCGTTGAGGCGGGGCTCCTGGTCCGGGGGCGGCCGGGGGCTGCCCTGGATGGCCCGCTCATTTCCGAGGCCATCGGCCTTCCCGTGCACGGCCGGGTCCCTGAGCTGCGCGGTGTGGGTGGCGCCATGGATTCCGGCCGCCTCCTGGAACTCGGCAAGCGGCGCAGCATCCGGAATTTTGCCGCCTCGGTACTCGATTCCCTCGGCGACGAGCTGCCGGAGGGGGAGTTTGGATGA
- a CDS encoding bifunctional 3'-5' exonuclease/DNA polymerase — translation MYLLLAAHPSGAALQELTQGGHPHPANPEPRLVSASELADVVLGLERRPRAGQPPRWIWHRTQDWYPSLLAHGVELERCYDLSLCGNILALSQFTAHTGYARNAEKITLDDPQQPPRALQPPPPPPEQDALFDNPRPGSEPRLTLEDLRAEYAAQQEALAAVRPEENRRNRLQLLLAAESAGAMIAAEMQHAGVPWREDLHEEILAGYLGPRPPVGHRPAKLEALNLELRGLLNAPTLNPDSPQELIRALHRNGIEVKSTRQWELKESNHPAIGPLLAYKKLSRLHSANGWAWLDAWVAGGRFRPEYVVGGVVSGRWASRGGGALQIPRQIRGAVHADPGHKLIVADASQLEPRVLVALAQDSIMAEAARDQDLYAGIAAKGFGGDRAKAKVALLGAMYGATSGEAGRLMPQLARTYPRAVDFVEQAARAGESGGTVTTRLGRSSPPPSERWFQSQRPASAEEQRRAESIARSRGRFTRNFVVQGSAADWAACWLAELRRRLRTLRTEGQAGAELVFFLHDEVMVHAPVHQVEACIKAIEDAASAAKELLFGRIPVEFPVSVAVVDSYNHAK, via the coding sequence ATGTACCTCCTGCTCGCAGCCCACCCCTCCGGTGCGGCCCTGCAGGAACTCACACAGGGAGGCCACCCCCACCCCGCCAATCCGGAACCCAGGCTGGTATCCGCAAGCGAGTTGGCCGACGTCGTCCTCGGACTGGAACGCAGGCCACGCGCCGGGCAACCTCCCCGCTGGATCTGGCACCGCACCCAGGACTGGTACCCCTCCCTGCTGGCACACGGAGTGGAACTCGAGCGGTGCTACGACCTCAGCCTCTGCGGGAACATCCTGGCCCTCTCCCAGTTCACCGCCCACACCGGCTACGCGCGCAACGCCGAGAAGATCACCCTTGATGACCCGCAGCAGCCGCCAAGGGCACTCCAGCCGCCACCGCCGCCACCGGAACAGGACGCCCTGTTCGATAATCCCCGCCCGGGCTCCGAACCCCGCCTCACCCTTGAAGACCTCCGCGCGGAATACGCCGCCCAGCAGGAAGCCCTGGCCGCCGTCCGTCCGGAGGAGAACCGCCGAAACCGGCTTCAGCTCCTGCTGGCCGCCGAATCCGCCGGCGCCATGATCGCGGCTGAAATGCAGCACGCCGGAGTTCCCTGGCGGGAGGACCTGCATGAAGAAATCCTGGCCGGTTACCTGGGCCCGCGCCCGCCCGTGGGGCACCGCCCGGCAAAACTTGAGGCCCTGAACCTCGAACTGCGCGGGCTGCTGAACGCGCCAACGCTCAACCCGGATTCCCCGCAGGAACTCATCCGTGCCCTGCACCGGAACGGCATCGAAGTGAAAAGCACCCGTCAGTGGGAGCTGAAGGAGTCAAACCACCCGGCCATCGGTCCGCTCCTGGCCTACAAAAAGCTTTCACGCCTCCACAGCGCGAACGGGTGGGCCTGGCTCGACGCGTGGGTTGCCGGCGGCAGGTTCCGGCCGGAATACGTGGTGGGCGGGGTGGTTTCGGGCCGCTGGGCATCGCGGGGCGGAGGCGCATTGCAGATTCCCCGCCAGATCCGCGGCGCCGTCCATGCCGATCCCGGACACAAGCTGATCGTGGCGGACGCTTCCCAGCTTGAACCGCGCGTCCTGGTGGCACTGGCCCAGGACTCGATCATGGCCGAGGCCGCCCGGGACCAGGACCTGTACGCGGGAATCGCCGCCAAGGGCTTCGGCGGCGACCGGGCGAAGGCGAAGGTGGCGCTGCTCGGTGCCATGTACGGCGCCACCTCGGGCGAGGCCGGGCGCCTCATGCCGCAGCTCGCCAGGACGTATCCGCGGGCAGTGGATTTTGTGGAGCAGGCCGCCCGCGCCGGCGAGTCCGGCGGGACCGTCACCACCCGGCTGGGCCGCAGCAGTCCTCCCCCATCGGAGCGGTGGTTCCAGAGCCAGCGCCCGGCGTCGGCCGAGGAACAGCGGCGCGCGGAATCGATAGCCCGTTCCAGGGGGCGTTTCACGCGCAACTTCGTGGTCCAGGGTTCCGCGGCGGACTGGGCGGCCTGCTGGCTGGCGGAATTACGACGGCGGCTGCGCACCCTGCGCACGGAAGGCCAAGCGGGGGCGGAGCTGGTTTTCTTCCTCCACGACGAGGTGATGGTCCACGCACCTGTACACCAGGTGGAGGCTTGCATCAAGGCGATCGAGGATGCCGCCAGCGCAGCAAAGGAACTGCTGTTCGGACGCATCCCCGTCGAGTTTCCGGTGAGCGTGGCGGTGGTGGATTCCTACAACCACGCCAAGTAG
- a CDS encoding YegP family protein has product MAGRFEIHRVGDESYRLRLTDGEGNIVAVSPNFKSVNTLLEGIKAMRENAATGIVVDLRQQQA; this is encoded by the coding sequence ATGGCGGGCAGGTTTGAAATACATCGGGTTGGGGACGAGTCGTACAGGCTTCGGCTTACGGACGGCGAAGGCAACATCGTTGCCGTTTCGCCAAACTTCAAGTCAGTAAACACACTTTTGGAAGGCATCAAGGCCATGCGTGAGAACGCGGCCACCGGGATAGTGGTGGATCTCCGCCAACAACAGGCCTAG
- a CDS encoding NUDIX hydrolase, with the protein MSAREDLIRLAKRAASGSASAPDPLWAALTVDAQTARRAAVLMLFGALDDIPAASDKPLAPADLDVLLLERAHTLGSHPGQVAFPGGSIDAQETPVQAALREAAEETGVEAGGVEVLGTLQELGLAHSNFLVTPVLGWWRSPSPVGVVDYAESAQVFRVPVRDLLDPDNRVMATVHRAGRTFDSPAFTVNGVVVWGFTGIVLNGLFEQLGWAVPWDRSRVHPMGV; encoded by the coding sequence GTGAGCGCGCGCGAAGACCTGATCCGCCTGGCGAAACGGGCGGCGTCCGGATCGGCGTCGGCGCCCGACCCCCTCTGGGCAGCCCTGACCGTTGATGCGCAAACGGCCCGCAGGGCTGCCGTCCTGATGCTGTTCGGGGCGCTCGATGACATTCCGGCTGCCTCGGACAAACCCCTGGCTCCGGCAGACCTGGACGTCCTGCTCCTGGAGCGCGCCCACACGCTGGGTTCCCACCCCGGGCAGGTGGCATTTCCAGGAGGCAGCATTGACGCGCAGGAAACGCCGGTACAGGCAGCACTGCGCGAGGCCGCAGAGGAAACGGGAGTCGAGGCGGGCGGCGTCGAAGTCCTGGGCACCCTGCAGGAGCTGGGCCTGGCCCACAGCAACTTCCTCGTCACCCCTGTCCTGGGGTGGTGGCGCTCGCCGTCGCCCGTCGGGGTGGTGGATTATGCCGAGTCTGCGCAGGTGTTCCGGGTCCCCGTCCGGGACCTGCTCGACCCGGACAACAGGGTCATGGCCACAGTCCACCGGGCCGGGCGTACCTTTGACAGCCCGGCCTTCACCGTCAACGGCGTGGTGGTCTGGGGCTTTACCGGAATCGTCCTGAACGGCCTCTTTGAACAGCTCGGCTGGGCCGTCCCGTGGGATCGGAGCCGGGTGCACCCCATGGGTGTCTAG
- the nth gene encoding endonuclease III produces MPVISSESTLGLKRRARRINRALAEKYPYAHAELDFRNPFELLVATVLSAQTTDVTVNQVTPLLFARYPDARSMAEADPAAIEEIIKPTGFFRAKTRSLVALCTRLVDEYNGVVPGRLEDLVTLPGVGRKTANVVLGNAFGVPGITVDTHFGRLSRRFGWTQSEDPVQIEHDVAELFEKRDWTMLSHRVVFHGRRVCHSRKPACGACPVANWCPSYGMGETDPAKAAKLLKYELAPGNEALLAQLLAETHRAAEIRMESQKRAP; encoded by the coding sequence ATGCCTGTGATTTCCTCGGAGTCCACGCTCGGGCTGAAGAGGCGGGCGCGCCGGATCAACAGGGCGCTGGCCGAGAAGTATCCCTACGCCCATGCGGAACTTGATTTCCGCAATCCGTTCGAACTGCTGGTGGCCACGGTCCTGTCGGCCCAGACCACCGACGTCACCGTTAACCAGGTCACCCCGTTGCTGTTCGCGCGCTATCCGGACGCGAGGTCCATGGCGGAAGCGGATCCGGCCGCGATCGAAGAAATCATCAAGCCCACGGGTTTCTTCCGGGCCAAGACGCGCAGCCTTGTCGCGTTGTGCACCCGGCTGGTGGATGAGTACAACGGCGTGGTTCCCGGCCGGCTGGAGGATCTGGTCACACTGCCGGGGGTTGGCCGGAAGACCGCCAACGTGGTGCTGGGCAACGCCTTCGGCGTCCCGGGCATCACGGTGGACACCCACTTTGGCCGCCTGTCCCGCCGGTTCGGCTGGACCCAGTCCGAGGACCCGGTCCAGATCGAACACGACGTCGCCGAGCTTTTCGAGAAGAGGGACTGGACCATGCTGTCCCACCGGGTGGTGTTCCACGGGCGGCGGGTGTGCCACTCCCGCAAGCCGGCGTGCGGGGCGTGCCCCGTGGCTAACTGGTGCCCCAGCTATGGGATGGGCGAAACAGACCCGGCGAAGGCAGCCAAACTGCTGAAGTACGAACTCGCTCCCGGCAATGAAGCCCTCCTTGCCCAACTGCTGGCCGAAACCCACAGAGCAGCTGAAATCAGGATGGAATCCCAAAAGAGGGCTCCGTGA